From a region of the bacterium genome:
- a CDS encoding SPOR domain-containing protein, translating into MRLGCPAILLILLLGGCLRPAIEADAPLRGHPQPAPDAGLAQGSPVRQEEWLDPADLPLRPLSRPGSARRVGAAPPPRPAPAGSVPALPGAAAALGGESPPERTMEDRRPPRQPFLRPALGESLPATAPPVAEELPLLDPPPRQPSLDEVLPGREDPPETAWLESPEDAWAAEEELLAPATPARPVVPPDARFQIQIMSTSDPETAEDMRLQAELVFAGAAVEVVWDPPNYKVRVGGVATMEEAGELKRQALRLGFNNAWVVPRRQP; encoded by the coding sequence ATGCGTCTGGGCTGCCCGGCCATCCTCCTGATCCTGCTTCTGGGCGGCTGCCTGCGCCCGGCCATTGAGGCGGACGCCCCCCTGCGCGGCCACCCCCAGCCTGCTCCGGATGCGGGACTGGCCCAAGGAAGCCCTGTCCGGCAGGAGGAATGGCTGGATCCGGCCGATCTGCCCCTGCGGCCCTTGTCTCGTCCGGGTTCGGCCCGGCGGGTGGGGGCCGCGCCGCCACCGCGCCCCGCGCCGGCGGGGTCCGTCCCGGCCTTGCCAGGGGCAGCGGCGGCCCTCGGCGGGGAGTCCCCGCCCGAGCGGACGATGGAGGACCGGCGTCCGCCCCGCCAGCCTTTTCTTCGGCCGGCCCTGGGCGAGTCACTTCCCGCGACTGCGCCGCCGGTGGCGGAGGAGCTCCCCCTGCTGGATCCCCCGCCGAGGCAGCCATCCCTCGACGAGGTCCTCCCGGGCCGGGAGGATCCGCCGGAGACAGCCTGGCTGGAGAGCCCCGAGGATGCCTGGGCGGCCGAGGAGGAGCTGCTGGCCCCCGCCACCCCGGCCCGTCCGGTCGTCCCGCCCGACGCCCGCTTCCAGATCCAGATCATGTCCACCTCCGATCCCGAGACGGCCGAGGACATGCGCCTCCAGGCCGAACTGGTCTTTGCGGGCGCAGCGGTGGAGGTGGTTTGGGATCCGCCCAACTACAAGGTGAGGGTGGGCGGCGTGGCGACGATGGAGGAGGCGGGCGAGCTGAAGCGTCAGGCCCTGCGCCTGGGATTCAACAACGCCTGGGTCGTGCCGCGCCGGCAACCCTGA
- a CDS encoding VWA domain-containing protein — protein MILFSHAWVLWLHLALPLLAWLAWREAGRPRRLLAHGGAAARERLLPGWSRPRALLRGLAALLGLACWITAVAGPQLGTRQVEVERTGVDVVVAVDVSQSMAAQDLAPDRMARARHSIRQLLSRMKGDRVALLPFAGATHLQHPLTSDYALAGVMTDLLRPGLLPVPGSDLGGAIRRAMGVYQDTAPGQRVLIILSDGEDLEGNWEEALVQAREAGVTIHTVGMGTPEGAPLPDPQRPGSYKTDRQGSIVFSRLDEAVLQRMAAEGGGLYLRSTPGGDELVRILERVGEMEGRRLGSRMYAGWQDRFAVFLLPGMLLVLGAWWWPARRRLPAAGLALIALLTLAASAGADQASENNRALRAYRQGDHGAATEGFGRALALKENAQIRFNLGDALFRSGDLDGAAAQFRLAAGEGSGADADLAARAYANLGRVLLDQKRPQEAAQALEEALVRRPGLAEARHNLELALRQMQDGEGQGDPQDGEQGEDGQKQDQGGGQSQDEEQKGEEGQDGQPRPSQDGQQDEAGRPREARQDEAGQAADSSAQARPLDPDQLQQLLNAVGAQERQSLERQLQRLPGERRRVEKDW, from the coding sequence ATGATCCTCTTCTCCCATGCCTGGGTGCTGTGGCTGCACCTGGCCCTGCCGCTCCTGGCCTGGCTGGCCTGGCGCGAGGCCGGCCGCCCTCGCCGTCTGCTCGCCCATGGCGGCGCGGCGGCCCGGGAGCGCCTCCTGCCGGGCTGGTCGCGCCCCCGCGCCCTGCTGCGCGGGCTGGCCGCCCTGCTCGGCCTGGCCTGCTGGATCACGGCGGTGGCCGGTCCCCAGTTGGGCACGCGCCAGGTGGAGGTGGAGCGCACCGGCGTGGACGTGGTGGTGGCGGTGGATGTCAGCCAGTCCATGGCGGCGCAGGATCTGGCCCCCGACCGCATGGCGCGGGCCCGCCACAGCATCCGCCAGTTGCTGTCGCGCATGAAGGGGGACCGCGTCGCCCTCCTCCCCTTCGCCGGGGCCACCCATCTCCAGCATCCCCTCACCAGCGACTACGCCCTGGCCGGCGTGATGACCGACCTGCTCCGTCCCGGACTGCTGCCCGTGCCGGGCAGCGACCTGGGCGGCGCCATCCGCCGGGCGATGGGGGTCTACCAGGACACGGCCCCCGGCCAGCGCGTGCTCATCATCCTGTCCGACGGGGAGGATCTGGAGGGCAACTGGGAGGAGGCGCTGGTCCAGGCCCGCGAGGCGGGCGTGACCATCCACACGGTGGGGATGGGGACGCCCGAGGGCGCCCCCCTGCCCGATCCACAGAGGCCGGGCTCCTACAAGACGGACCGCCAGGGCAGCATCGTCTTCTCACGCCTGGATGAGGCGGTCCTGCAGCGCATGGCGGCCGAGGGGGGCGGGCTTTACCTGCGCTCCACCCCGGGCGGCGACGAGCTGGTGCGCATCCTCGAGCGGGTGGGCGAGATGGAGGGCCGTCGCCTGGGCAGCCGCATGTATGCCGGCTGGCAGGATCGTTTCGCCGTCTTCCTGCTGCCGGGCATGCTGCTCGTGCTGGGCGCCTGGTGGTGGCCGGCCCGCCGCCGGCTGCCCGCGGCCGGCCTCGCGCTGATCGCGCTGCTGACCTTGGCGGCGTCGGCCGGGGCGGACCAGGCCAGCGAGAACAACCGCGCCCTGCGCGCCTACCGCCAGGGCGACCACGGCGCCGCCACGGAAGGGTTCGGACGGGCCTTGGCGCTGAAGGAGAACGCCCAGATCCGTTTCAACCTGGGGGACGCCCTCTTTCGCAGCGGCGATCTGGACGGCGCCGCCGCCCAGTTCCGCCTGGCGGCCGGCGAGGGGTCGGGCGCCGACGCGGACCTGGCGGCCCGGGCCTATGCCAACCTGGGGCGCGTCCTGCTTGACCAAAAGCGGCCGCAGGAGGCGGCCCAGGCCCTCGAGGAGGCCCTCGTGCGCCGGCCGGGCCTGGCCGAAGCCCGCCACAACCTGGAACTGGCCCTTCGCCAGATGCAGGACGGGGAGGGCCAAGGCGATCCGCAGGACGGCGAACAGGGAGAGGATGGACAGAAGCAGGATCAGGGGGGCGGCCAGAGCCAGGACGAGGAGCAGAAGGGGGAGGAAGGTCAGGACGGGCAGCCGCGGCCGTCCCAGGATGGACAGCAGGACGAGGCGGGCCGCCCGCGGGAGGCCCGGCAGGACGAGGCGGGCCAAGCCGCCGACTCCAGCGCCCAGGCCCGGCCCCTTGATCCGGACCAGTTGCAGCAGCTGCTCAACGCGGTGGGCGCCCAGGAGCGGCAGAGCCTGGAGCGTCAACTACAGCGGCTGCCGGGCGAGCGGCGCCGCGTGGAAAAGGACTGGTAG
- a CDS encoding BatD family protein, giving the protein MQRAVWTWLAGWLLLASSLAAASFTARLEQEGDEIRIVYTLKDLRGQTADGEPRFPDFRGLKRLSGPAVGTSMSIVNGAVSQEKSWTFSFLLQSDQPVRVGPATVQVGGQTLSTDALTVPGRGQARAGGERPARLSFEVEPRRPVVGQTARLRLRLDFKLNVRGYDVPQLGSAPGFVVEALERPRQPEVQTRTIGGESWNTAVLAEWLLIPVREGSLRLEPLAMSLQVEESQSRRGRDPFDFFGSSVFNRLKTLSLGTDPLVLEVQALPPGAPPEFSGVVGSFSLGAAPDRTSLKAGEALTLTVTVEGTGYLSGLEAPLLSHSPDLERYDTQTESSLKATARGQQGRKRFKTLLVPRQPGEQRIDAVVFAWYDPATGSYQRRSAGPWTVEVAPGEGGAAFSALPPVGGRVLSYGQDIRHILPAHAALPWRRPPVHHRIPWLAGLGLALILVPSAAGVATWRERRRRSAPALRSRGALRRARQALRRGAGGPALQEEVLRGYLADRLGRAATGLLPEDCRRELTRRDAPAELSERLEQSWRALEFARYGRGGALPESALDGLLADLEAWFSREEKR; this is encoded by the coding sequence ATGCAGAGAGCGGTGTGGACATGGCTGGCGGGCTGGCTCCTCCTCGCCTCCTCCCTGGCGGCGGCAAGCTTCACGGCCCGCCTGGAGCAGGAGGGGGACGAGATCCGCATCGTCTACACGCTGAAGGACCTGCGTGGGCAAACGGCCGACGGCGAGCCGCGCTTCCCTGACTTCCGCGGCCTCAAGCGCCTCTCCGGTCCCGCCGTGGGCACCAGCATGAGCATCGTCAACGGGGCGGTCAGCCAGGAGAAGAGCTGGACTTTCTCCTTCCTTCTTCAATCGGACCAGCCGGTCCGCGTGGGGCCGGCCACCGTCCAGGTGGGCGGACAGACCTTGAGCACGGATGCGCTCACCGTGCCCGGCCGCGGCCAGGCCCGCGCCGGGGGCGAGCGCCCGGCCCGCCTCAGTTTCGAGGTGGAGCCCCGGCGTCCGGTGGTGGGGCAGACCGCGCGCCTGAGGCTGCGCCTGGACTTCAAGCTCAATGTGCGTGGCTATGACGTGCCCCAGCTGGGCAGCGCGCCGGGTTTTGTGGTGGAGGCCCTCGAACGGCCCCGCCAGCCCGAGGTGCAGACCCGCACCATCGGTGGCGAAAGCTGGAACACGGCCGTCCTGGCCGAATGGCTGCTCATTCCCGTCCGCGAGGGCAGCCTGCGCCTGGAGCCGCTGGCCATGTCCCTCCAGGTGGAGGAGAGCCAGTCCCGCCGCGGGCGGGATCCCTTCGATTTCTTCGGATCATCCGTCTTCAACCGCCTGAAGACCCTCTCCCTCGGCACCGACCCGCTCGTCCTGGAGGTGCAGGCCCTGCCGCCCGGAGCGCCGCCCGAGTTCAGCGGGGTGGTGGGCAGTTTCAGCCTGGGCGCCGCCCCCGACCGCACCAGCCTCAAGGCGGGCGAGGCCCTCACCCTGACCGTGACGGTGGAGGGGACGGGTTACCTGAGTGGTCTGGAGGCGCCCCTCCTCAGCCACTCGCCCGATCTCGAGCGCTATGACACGCAGACGGAGAGTTCGCTCAAGGCGACAGCCCGCGGCCAGCAGGGCCGCAAGCGCTTCAAGACCCTGCTCGTGCCGCGCCAGCCGGGCGAGCAGCGCATCGATGCGGTCGTCTTCGCCTGGTATGATCCGGCCACAGGCAGCTATCAGCGACGCAGCGCCGGACCGTGGACGGTGGAGGTGGCCCCGGGCGAAGGAGGCGCCGCCTTCTCAGCCCTGCCTCCCGTCGGCGGTCGCGTGCTCAGCTACGGACAGGACATCCGCCACATCCTGCCCGCACACGCCGCCCTGCCGTGGCGCCGTCCGCCCGTCCACCATCGTATCCCATGGCTGGCCGGCCTGGGCCTGGCCCTGATCCTGGTGCCGTCCGCCGCCGGAGTCGCCACTTGGCGGGAGCGCCGCCGCCGGTCAGCGCCCGCGCTGCGCAGCCGGGGTGCCCTGCGCCGGGCCCGCCAGGCTCTGCGCCGGGGAGCCGGGGGGCCGGCCCTGCAGGAGGAGGTGCTGCGCGGCTACCTGGCCGACCGCCTGGGGCGCGCCGCCACCGGCCTTCTGCCCGAGGATTGCCGGCGCGAGTTGACGCGGCGCGACGCGCCGGCCGAGCTGTCCGAACGCCTCGAACAGAGCTGGCGGGCCCTCGAGTTCGCCCGCTACGGCCGGGGCGGCGCCCTGCCCGAGTCCGCGCTGGACGGACTGCTGGCCGACCTGGAGGCCTGGTTCAGCCGGGAGGAGAAGCGATGA
- a CDS encoding tetratricopeptide repeat protein encodes MSAPVRFLLCLLLAAAWPAPPVQAAEETPLRRFAAAQEAYQREDFPQAVQLWQSLLDEGYGGGELVYNLGNAHFRQGDLGRAVLNWERALLLDPRDRDARANLDLVRARLADQFDPHVRLPLWDALDGLLARLPSALLAWATLIFALGAAGVGACRYVVPERRLPAAGRLLLAMLMLPALAGLTLLLLQDRRLSHRPRAVLLAPKVEVRAAPSPGATAQFDLHVGTTVVLLREGEQGWCEIELPDGRSGWVPPASVELVNLPMPGGHLPGGHGPIGQ; translated from the coding sequence ATGAGCGCCCCCGTCCGTTTTCTGCTTTGCCTGCTGCTGGCGGCCGCCTGGCCAGCGCCTCCCGTCCAGGCGGCTGAGGAGACTCCCCTCCGACGCTTCGCGGCGGCCCAGGAGGCCTACCAGCGGGAGGATTTCCCGCAGGCCGTCCAGCTGTGGCAGAGCCTGCTCGACGAGGGCTACGGAGGAGGGGAGCTGGTCTACAACCTGGGCAACGCCCACTTCCGCCAGGGCGACCTGGGCCGCGCCGTGCTCAACTGGGAGCGGGCCCTCCTGCTGGATCCGCGGGACCGGGATGCCCGCGCCAACCTGGACCTGGTGCGGGCGCGCCTGGCCGACCAGTTCGACCCGCACGTCCGCCTGCCGCTCTGGGATGCCTTGGACGGTCTGCTGGCCCGCCTCCCGTCCGCCCTGCTGGCCTGGGCGACTCTGATCTTCGCCCTGGGCGCGGCAGGTGTGGGCGCCTGCCGTTATGTTGTGCCCGAGCGCCGCCTGCCGGCGGCGGGACGCCTGCTCCTCGCCATGCTGATGCTCCCGGCCCTGGCCGGCTTGACGCTTCTGCTGTTGCAGGACCGCCGCCTGAGCCACCGTCCGCGGGCCGTGCTGCTGGCCCCCAAGGTCGAGGTGCGCGCCGCGCCCAGCCCGGGCGCGACCGCCCAGTTCGACCTCCATGTGGGCACCACGGTCGTGCTGCTGCGGGAAGGGGAGCAGGGCTGGTGCGAGATCGAGCTTCCCGATGGCCGCAGCGGCTGGGTGCCACCCGCCAGCGTGGAACTTGTCAACCTGCCCATGCCGGGCGGCCATCTGCCGGGCGGCCATGGGCCGATCGGCCAATAA
- a CDS encoding VWA domain-containing protein, producing the protein MSFQEPGWFWLIPLLALGAAWRWWPRRHPGLGGRREAVLVHSLADAPECAPPTWRTWAKVWLGEILLLAALVLAVTALARPVRFSAEREFSTEGLDLLLCLDLSGSMQAQDFKPNRFEAARAVALDFIKERGRDRIGLVVFAGEAYTQCPLTLDHDMLGGLIGDLKLGEMEDGTAVGLALATAAGRLKESKAKSRVVILLTDGVNNRGLDPRTALDMAVTLGLRVYTIGVGQEGLAPIPVQTPFGVMIQQMEVDIDEDLLREMADRTGGRYFRARDLKELKEVYAAIDRLEKTEIKVKEYRLTEERWFPWLAAGLALLLLERLLRLWAGRLAA; encoded by the coding sequence ATGAGCTTCCAGGAACCCGGCTGGTTCTGGCTGATCCCCCTGCTGGCGTTGGGGGCGGCCTGGCGCTGGTGGCCGCGCCGCCATCCTGGATTGGGCGGGCGCCGCGAGGCCGTGCTGGTCCACAGTCTGGCCGACGCCCCGGAGTGCGCGCCGCCCACCTGGCGCACCTGGGCCAAGGTCTGGCTGGGCGAGATCCTCCTGTTGGCCGCCCTCGTCCTGGCCGTGACCGCACTGGCGCGCCCCGTGCGCTTCAGCGCGGAGCGCGAGTTCAGCACGGAGGGCCTGGACCTCCTGCTTTGCCTGGACCTTTCCGGCTCCATGCAGGCCCAGGACTTCAAGCCCAACCGCTTCGAGGCGGCCCGCGCCGTGGCGCTGGACTTCATCAAGGAGCGGGGCCGGGACCGCATCGGCCTGGTCGTCTTCGCCGGGGAGGCCTACACCCAGTGTCCGCTCACCCTGGACCACGACATGCTGGGCGGCCTCATCGGCGATCTCAAGCTGGGCGAGATGGAGGACGGCACGGCGGTGGGCCTCGCCCTGGCCACGGCGGCGGGGCGCCTCAAGGAGAGCAAGGCCAAGAGCCGGGTGGTCATCCTGCTGACGGACGGCGTCAACAACCGCGGCCTGGATCCGCGCACGGCCCTGGACATGGCGGTGACACTGGGCCTGCGTGTCTACACCATCGGCGTGGGTCAGGAGGGCCTGGCCCCCATTCCCGTGCAGACGCCCTTCGGCGTGATGATCCAGCAGATGGAGGTGGACATCGACGAGGATCTCCTGCGCGAGATGGCCGACCGCACCGGGGGGCGCTACTTCCGGGCCCGCGACCTGAAGGAGCTGAAGGAGGTCTACGCCGCCATCGATCGGCTGGAGAAGACGGAGATCAAGGTGAAGGAGTACCGGCTGACGGAGGAACGCTGGTTCCCCTGGCTGGCGGCGGGCCTCGCCCTGCTTCTGCTGGAGCGCCTGCTGCGATTGTGGGCGGGGAGGCTGGCGGCATGA